Proteins found in one Chaetodon auriga isolate fChaAug3 chromosome 12, fChaAug3.hap1, whole genome shotgun sequence genomic segment:
- the c12h14orf119 gene encoding uncharacterized protein C14orf119 homolog, translating into MSWFNHVSQGPNQQQQQSTDSHRLTATDAPCSTHNSKLRGPTDGSPTMATQHWTGCSTPSPEDFPSAPQGVVSPPSLEKLSCSSPNAGQMRDPEPISYVSLQEQRCVLSWFQGWTGTQRERFLQDLLGKAVPGKVCTLLDSLSTLQVKDRLPNIFECQLRLWTQWFESWGEEERNHFLHMLEECDPVFVAHFYRSVAGTAGRD; encoded by the exons ATGTCGTGGTTTAATCATGTCAGTCAAGGCCCaaatcagcaacaacaacagtccACTGACAGCCACAGACTGACAGCCACAGACGCACCGTGTAGCACCCACAACTCCAAGCTCAGAGGTCCGACAGATGGATCACCGACCATGGCAACACAACACTGGACCGGCTGCTCCACTCCCAGCCCGGAGGACTTTCCATCAGCTCCACAGGGTGTAGTCAGCCCTCCCAGTCTTGAGAAGCTGTCTTGCTCTTCACCGAATGCAGGTCAGATGAGAGACCCTGAGCCCATCTCGTATGTCAGCCTCCAGGAGCAGCGTTGCGTCCTGAGCTGGTTTCAGGGCTGGACCGGCACTCAGAGGGAACGGTTCTTGCAGGACCTCCTGGGGAAAGCTGTGCCTGGAAAAGTGTGCACCCTCCTCGATTCACTGAGTACTCTTCAG GTTAAAGACAGACTGCCCAACATCTTTGAGTGCCAGCTGCGCCTGTGGACCCAGTGGTTTGAGTCttggggagaagaggagaggaatcATTTCCTGCATATGCTGGAAGAGTGTGACCCAGTGTTTGTCGCCCACTTTTACAGGAGCGTGGCCGGTACAGCAGGAAGAGACTGA
- the acin1a gene encoding uncharacterized protein acin1a isoform X1, producing MADLEDVTLDGRPLQSLRVADLKAALEERGLSKSGQKNALIKRLKGALMLENLQRTSTAHVGLQPNSQIGEEMSQNSFIKQYLAKQQELLRQRLEREAREAYETNEQEDHTEVNNSTSCPPQAQDVTPALAEQHKPPGPSGGEGLFGAVNEGEANRNLEPDMPGPPASGSVAMRVPGGEQRPERGSASNEVAADSDDEDSEDGEEDGDDDDWDNVARRRSLREPARVPTTRERSGASCQPQQQHMPSLLSPQLRQPTPPPSPPPELSFPLPDTPKQSPPSPDVAPARRSPSTSSSGSSSSGSRSSSPEPQRSAERKPGPLTLLARKMASEGAFSGAGWHSGDGEGDRQDNSSPSTTSLPGRGPPDGLVSAITHTANTAGHVPFPMIPGTNQGVTASHSAHIQVPVSVLKATATEERDRQRDIGVEREMALELERQEKQRKLELERAMEEERERALALEREERERALEKERIERQQAIEREEREKALQLERELALERERQERELALAKEREEREQALARERALELERQQELERQRALEQERLQREKEEREKREREEMERAMELARKRERILEQERLERERALEAERKEKERIERERALEAERKEKERIERERALEQERLQREKALEQERIEREKALEQERLERERALEQERLERERVLEQERLEREKAIERERIEREKALEQERLERERALEQQRLELERKEKERIEREKALEQERIEREALEREREEQERMEREAALEQERMEKERAEKERKDRLEREKALEQEKLERERAEMERKEKERALERERVEKEKAMQKEKEQQERALEQEKERARMAEKERESHLPPSKRGREIGLTPLPTPPPLSTGPGRKSSADAGEQEDVHVPMSRSEVAESSAPMSPTPLSPQSSFKKFRFLRDSQIQPQYSSTSMVIKQPRSFSDTPQPRASSVSSLTSVGERPHEGHQPSTEEEGPRMQTKLEVVAGPPGAVGTQSERETAVGTTLIQSPKKATSLVSEDSEKADSLKMEQVAKESTKKGKEVHEGKGSSSPNAAQRKGRDAKKEEKQVRKRSSSDDSSSSESDSGSSSSRSSDSSTSSQEKTCSASRGRREGKPERDSSPQHRVPLEAQAEGLKETPEATPCKREVPVQNSDTTADGDIHPKKPFSEAPTRDETQRKRKGSEGEEEKDKQRQVKETVMEEPEKLPETSEETPKAFSARKISLSSTKSSPGTGSAEGEQESGAAAGRKRRWGSSTAVTAKKPSISITTDSLKSLIPDIRQCLGQEAVVDLHPEEAVLSGPEDEERERSDQDLQIRRTVTQVVHSENQENGQKEAKRSRHEELEEDDMHAERERTREHDDKMDTSFPEAMETQSPSDTSHDVEINTVTPSDTLIRRSISQQKTGVSITIDDPVRTARQPSPPRGKVSSIVHISNLVRPFTLGQLKELLSRTGTLVEEGFWIDKIKSHCYVTYCSSDEAVATRAALHGVKWPQSNPKVLSVDFCQQDELDFHKGLGAADRPGGEEQGPGFGRGRTSGLPSLLPERDQWAEREREMERRERARAEREWDRDKVREFGKPGEEKEGGPRRSRSRERRRKERGKSKEKKTEKKEKTAEDPPAKLLDDLFRKTKAPPCIYWLPLTDEQCVQREAAKAERTKEREKKRKEQEEEEKKKEEERRERMKAGGGTAGERSEGEKDKDRDRERERDRDRGRDRDRDRDRDRDRDRDRDRERERERENDKRRDGYRRPGGSGAGGGRRSRSRSDPRERRR from the exons ATGGCGGATCTCGAAGACGTTACCCTAGACGGGAGACCGCTCCAGTCCCTTCGAGTAGCGGATTTAAAAGCTGCACTTGAGGAGAGAGGACTCTCGAAAAGCGGGCAAAAGAATGCTCTCATTAAAAGACTCAAGGGG GCTCTCATGCTGGAGAATCTGCAGAGAACCTCCACCGCTCACGTTGGACTGCAGCCAAACTCACAG ATTGGTGAGGAAATGAGCCAGAACAGCTTTATCAAGCAGTATCTGGCTAAACAACAGGAGCTCCTGAGGCAGCGTCTGGAGAGAGAGGCTCGTGAAGCATATGAAACAAATG AGCAAGAGGACCACACAGAAGTTAATAACAGTACCTCATGCCCTCCTCAGGCTCAG GATGTTACACCAGCATTGGCTGAGCAGCACAAGCCACCTGGCCCCTCTGGTGGAGAGGGATTGTTTGGTGCAGTGAATGAGGGAGAGGCTAACCGGAACCTGGAGCCTGACATGCCTGGTCCTCCTGCTTCTGGTTCCGTGGCCATGCGCGTTCCTGGTGGTGAGCAGCGACCAGAGAGGGGTTCTGCATCCAATGAAGTTGCTGCTGACAGCGATGATGAGGATAGTGAGGATGGCGAAGAGGATGGTGACGACGATGATTGGGACAACGTCGCTCGGAGGAGAAGCCTCAGAGAGCCGGCCAGAGTGCCCACGACGAGAGAGAGGTCTGGAGCATCCTGtcaaccacagcagcaacacatgcCTTCTCTTTTGTCCCCTCAACTCCGCCAGCCAacgcctcctccctccccacctccAGAATTATCCTTCCCCTTGCCTGACACCCCTAAACAGAGCCCCCCTAGTCCAGATGTAGCCCCAGCTAGGCGCTCACCTAGTACCTCCAGCTCTGGTTCCTCCAGCAGCGGCAGTCGCAGTAGCAGCCCAGAACCACAGAGGAGTGCTGAGCGCAAGCCCGGCCCACTGACCCTTCTGGCACGCAAGATGGCATCAGAAGGTGCTTTCTCGGGAGCAGGTTGGCACAGTGGTGATGGGGAAGGCGATAGGCAGGACAACAGTTCTCCCTCGACGACATCATTACCTGGCAGAGGACCACCAGATGGTCTGGTATCTGCTATCACTCACACAGCCAACACGGCAGGCCATGTGCCATTTCCCATGATTCCAGGCACTAACCAGGGTGTCACAGCATCACATTCGGCCCATATTCAAGTACCTGTGAGTGTGCTCAAGGCCACTGCAACagaagagagggacagacagagggacattGGGGTAGAAAGAGAAATGGCCCTAGAGCTTGAAAGgcaagagaagcagagaaaacttGAGTTAGAAAGAGCAATGGAGGAAGAGCGGGAACGAGCTCTTGcactggagagggaggaaagagagagagctctggagaaagagagaattgAACGACAACAGGCCATAGAAAGAGAAGAACGAGAAAAGGCTTTGCAGCTGGAGAGGGAACTTGCTCTAGAAcgagagaggcaggagagggaACTAGCTTTGGCTAAAGAGAGGGAAGAGCGAGAGCAAGCCTTAGCACGAGAGAGGGCCCTGGAGCTTGAGAGGCAGCAGGAGCTTGAGAGGCAGAGGGCCCTGGAGCAAGAAcgtctgcagagagaaaaagaggagagggagaagcgagagagagaagaaatggagagagCAATGGAGCTAgcaaggaagagagaaaggattCTTGAGCAAGAGAggttagagagagaaagagctctggaggctgagagaaaggagaaggagaggattgAGAGAGAAAGGGCTTTGGAGgctgagagaaaggagaaggagaggattgAGAGAGAAAGGGCTTTGGAGCAGGAAAGGTTGCAACGAGAGAAAGCCTTGGAGCAAGAaagaatagagagagagaaagccttGGAGCAAGAGAGactagaaagagagagagccttGGAGCAAGAGAGACTAGAAAGGGAGAGAGTCCTGGAGCAAGAGAGACtagaaagagagaaagccaTAGAGCGAGAGAGaattgagagagaaaaagctctaGAGCAAGAAAggttggagagggagagagcccTAGAACAACAGAGGTTAGAGctagagaggaaggaaaaggagagaattgagagagagaaagcattGGAGCAAGAGAGGATAGAGAGGGAAGCCTTGGAACGAGAGAGGGAGGAacaagagaggatggagagagaggcagctttggaacaggagaggatggagaaagaaagagcagagaaggagaggaaagacaggctggagagggagaaagcTCTAGAGCAGGAGAAACTTGAAAGGGAGCGAGCAGAGATGGAGcggaaggagaaagagagggctCTCGAACGGGAAAGGGTAGAAAAGGAGAAAGCCatgcagaaagagaaggagcagcaggagagggccttagagcaggagaaagagagggctAGGATGGctgaaaaggagagggagagtcacctccctccatccaaaCGTGGCCGTGAGATTGGTCTCACCCCCCTGCCCactcctccccccctctctaCAGGACCAGGTAGAAAGTCATCAGCTGATgcaggagagcaggaagatgtCCATGTTCCAATGTCCCGGAGTGAAGTAGCAGAATCCAGTGCACCCATGTCACCAACACCCCTGTCGCCTCAGTCTTCATTCAAGAAGTTCCGGTTCTTGAGGGACTCCCAAATTCAGCCTCAGTATTCCTCAACATCCATGGTTATCAAGCAGCCCCGTAGCTTCTCTGATACCCCCCAGCCTCGGGCGtcatctgtctcctccctcACCAGTGTTGGGGAGCGACCGCACGAAGGACACCAGCCCTCCACTGAGGAGGAAGGTCCACGGATGCAGACAAAACTGGAGGTTGTTGCTGGGCCGCCAGGAGCTGTGGGGACCCAGTCTGAGAGGGAAACTGCTGTTGGCACCACACTGATCCAGAGTCCCAAAAAAGCCACAAGCCTCGTATCGGAGGACAGTGAAAAAGCAGATTCACTTAAGATGGAACAGGTTGCCAAGGAATCcaccaaaaaaggaaaagaagtgCATGAAGGCAAGGGTTCCTCAAGTCCAAATGCTGCACAACGGAAGGGAAGAGATgcaaagaaggaagaaaaacaagtaaGAAAAAGATCCTCGTCTGATGATTCCTCTTCCTCAGAATCGGACTCTGGATCCTCATCATCTCGCTCCTCTGACTCATCCACATCTTCTCAAGAGAAAACCTGCTCTGCTTCAAGAGGTAGAAGG GAAGGGAAACCTGAACGAGATTCCTCACCACAGCACCGGGTTCCATTAGAGGCTCAGGCTGAAGGTTTAAAGGAAACTCCAGAAGCAACTCCTTGCAAAAGAGAGGTGCCTGTACAGAACAGTGACACAACTGCTGATGGAGACATTCACCCCAAG AAACCGTTCAGTGAAGCACCAACCAGAGATGAGACacaaaggaagagaaagggcagcgagggagaggaggaaaaggacaaacaaag GCAGGTGAAGGAGACTGTCATGGAAGAGCCAGAGAAGCTTCCAGAGACCAGCGAGGAG ACACCGAAGGCCTTTTCAGCTCGAAAGATCTCTCTTAGCA GCACTAAATCATCCCCAGGCACTGGCAGTGCAGAGGGCGAGCAGGAGTCTGGGGCCGCTGCAGGTCGCAAGAGGAGGTGGGGCTCCAGCACAGCTGTCACTGCCAAGAAACCTTCCATTAGCATCACTACAGATTCACTCAAG TCTCTGATCCCAGACATTAGGCAGTGTCTCGGCCAGGAGGCCGTAGTGGACCTGCACCCGGAGGAAGCTGTCCTTTCTGGCcctgaggatgaagagagggagcGCTCTGACCAGGACCTTCAGATTCGACGCACTGTCACACAG GTGGTGCACTCAGAGAATCAGGAGAATGGACAGAAAGAGGCAAAGAGGAGCAGACAtgaggagttggaggaggatgacatgcatgcagagagagagagaacaagggAACATGACGACAAGATGGACACCTCATTTCCTGAAGCCATGGAAACCCAGTCTCCATCAGATACCAGCCATGATGTAGAAATCAACACTG TGACCCCCAGCGACACCCTCATTCGTCGCTCCATCAGCCAGCAGAAAACAGGAGTTTCCATCACAATCGATGACCCTGTTCGCACAGCCCGGCAGCCCTCACCACCCCGTGGCAAAGTCTCCAGCATTGTTCACATCAGCAACCTG GTGAGGCCGTTCACTCTGGGGCAGCTGAAGGAACTGCTCAGCAGAACCGGCACCCTGGTGGAGGAGGGCTTCTGGATCGACAAAATCAAGTCTCACTGCTATGTCACT tACTGTAGCTCAGATGAAGCAGTCGCTACCCGGGCAGCTCTCCATGGAGTGAAATGGCCTCAGAGCAACCCAAAAGTCCTGAGCGTAGACTTCTGCCAGCAAGATGAG TTGGACTTCCACAAAGGCTTGGGTGCAGCCGACAGACCCGGTGGAGAGGAACAGGGCCCTGGCTTCGGCCGCGGTCGAACATCAGGCctgccctctctcctcccagagCGAGACCAGTGGGCTGAGCGTGAGCGTGAAATGGAGCGCCGGGAGAGGGCCCGAGCAGAGCGCGAGTGGGATCGTGACAAGGTCAGAGAATTTGGGAAACCcggagaagagaaggagggaggtcCTCGGAGGTCGCGCTCCAGAGAGAGACGACGcaaggagaggggaaagagcAAGGAGAAGAAGACTGAGAAGAAAG AGAAAACGGCTGAGGATCCCCCTGCAAAGCTGCTTGATGATCTGTTCCGCAAAACTAAAGCACCTCCTTGTATATACTGGCTTCCACTTACAGACGAACAG tGTGTTCAGCGGGAAGCTGCCAAAGCAGAACGGACAAAGGAGcgtgagaaaaagaggaaggagcaggaggaggaggagaaaaagaaggaagaggagcgCAGGGAGAGGATGAAAGCTGGAGGCGGCACGGCAGGAGAGCGGAGTGAGGGTGAGAAGgacaaggacagagacagagagagggaaagagacagagaccgAGGTAGAGAccgggacagagacagagacagggacagggacagagacagggacagggacagggaaagggagagggagagggagaatgaCAAACGCAGGGATGGCTACCGTAGGCCAGGGGGCAGCGGGGCAGGTGGGGGGCGACGCTCACGCAGCCGCAGCGATCCACGAGAAAGGCGGCGTTAA
- the acin1a gene encoding uncharacterized protein acin1a isoform X2, which yields MADLEDVTLDGRPLQSLRVADLKAALEERGLSKSGQKNALIKRLKGALMLENLQRTSTAHVGLQPNSQIGEEMSQNSFIKQYLAKQQELLRQRLEREAREAYETNEQEDHTEVNNSTSCPPQAQDVTPALAEQHKPPGPSGGEGLFGAVNEGEANRNLEPDMPGPPASGSVAMRVPGGEQRPERGSASNEVAADSDDEDSEDGEEDGDDDDWDNVARRRSLREPARVPTTRERSGASCQPQQQHMPSLLSPQLRQPTPPPSPPPELSFPLPDTPKQSPPSPDVAPARRSPSTSSSGSSSSGSRSSSPEPQRSAERKPGPLTLLARKMASEGAFSGAGWHSGDGEGDRQDNSSPSTTSLPGRGPPDGLVSAITHTANTAGHVPFPMIPGTNQGVTASHSAHIQVPVSVLKATATEERDRQRDIGVEREMALELERQEKQRKLELERAMEEERERALALEREERERALEKERIERQQAIEREEREKALQLERELALERERQERELALAKEREEREQALARERALELERQQELERQRALEQERLQREKEEREKREREEMERAMELARKRERILEQERLERERALEAERKEKERIERERALEAERKEKERIERERALEQERLQREKALEQERIEREKALEQERLERERALEQERLERERVLEQERLEREKAIERERIEREKALEQERLERERALEQQRLELERKEKERIEREKALEQERIEREALEREREEQERMEREAALEQERMEKERAEKERKDRLEREKALEQEKLERERAEMERKEKERALERERVEKEKAMQKEKEQQERALEQEKERARMAEKERESHLPPSKRGREIGLTPLPTPPPLSTGPGRKSSADAGEQEDVHVPMSRSEVAESSAPMSPTPLSPQSSFKKFRFLRDSQIQPQYSSTSMVIKQPRSFSDTPQPRASSVSSLTSVGERPHEGHQPSTEEEGPRMQTKLEVVAGPPGAVGTQSERETAVGTTLIQSPKKATSLVSEDSEKADSLKMEQVAKESTKKGKEVHEGKGSSSPNAAQRKGRDAKKEEKQVRKRSSSDDSSSSESDSGSSSSRSSDSSTSSQEKTCSASRGRREGKPERDSSPQHRVPLEAQAEGLKETPEATPCKREVPVQNSDTTADGDIHPKKPFSEAPTRDETQRKRKGSEGEEEKDKQRQVKETVMEEPEKLPETSEETPKAFSARKISLSSTGSAEGEQESGAAAGRKRRWGSSTAVTAKKPSISITTDSLKSLIPDIRQCLGQEAVVDLHPEEAVLSGPEDEERERSDQDLQIRRTVTQVVHSENQENGQKEAKRSRHEELEEDDMHAERERTREHDDKMDTSFPEAMETQSPSDTSHDVEINTVTPSDTLIRRSISQQKTGVSITIDDPVRTARQPSPPRGKVSSIVHISNLVRPFTLGQLKELLSRTGTLVEEGFWIDKIKSHCYVTYCSSDEAVATRAALHGVKWPQSNPKVLSVDFCQQDELDFHKGLGAADRPGGEEQGPGFGRGRTSGLPSLLPERDQWAEREREMERRERARAEREWDRDKVREFGKPGEEKEGGPRRSRSRERRRKERGKSKEKKTEKKEKTAEDPPAKLLDDLFRKTKAPPCIYWLPLTDEQCVQREAAKAERTKEREKKRKEQEEEEKKKEEERRERMKAGGGTAGERSEGEKDKDRDRERERDRDRGRDRDRDRDRDRDRDRDRDRERERERENDKRRDGYRRPGGSGAGGGRRSRSRSDPRERRR from the exons ATGGCGGATCTCGAAGACGTTACCCTAGACGGGAGACCGCTCCAGTCCCTTCGAGTAGCGGATTTAAAAGCTGCACTTGAGGAGAGAGGACTCTCGAAAAGCGGGCAAAAGAATGCTCTCATTAAAAGACTCAAGGGG GCTCTCATGCTGGAGAATCTGCAGAGAACCTCCACCGCTCACGTTGGACTGCAGCCAAACTCACAG ATTGGTGAGGAAATGAGCCAGAACAGCTTTATCAAGCAGTATCTGGCTAAACAACAGGAGCTCCTGAGGCAGCGTCTGGAGAGAGAGGCTCGTGAAGCATATGAAACAAATG AGCAAGAGGACCACACAGAAGTTAATAACAGTACCTCATGCCCTCCTCAGGCTCAG GATGTTACACCAGCATTGGCTGAGCAGCACAAGCCACCTGGCCCCTCTGGTGGAGAGGGATTGTTTGGTGCAGTGAATGAGGGAGAGGCTAACCGGAACCTGGAGCCTGACATGCCTGGTCCTCCTGCTTCTGGTTCCGTGGCCATGCGCGTTCCTGGTGGTGAGCAGCGACCAGAGAGGGGTTCTGCATCCAATGAAGTTGCTGCTGACAGCGATGATGAGGATAGTGAGGATGGCGAAGAGGATGGTGACGACGATGATTGGGACAACGTCGCTCGGAGGAGAAGCCTCAGAGAGCCGGCCAGAGTGCCCACGACGAGAGAGAGGTCTGGAGCATCCTGtcaaccacagcagcaacacatgcCTTCTCTTTTGTCCCCTCAACTCCGCCAGCCAacgcctcctccctccccacctccAGAATTATCCTTCCCCTTGCCTGACACCCCTAAACAGAGCCCCCCTAGTCCAGATGTAGCCCCAGCTAGGCGCTCACCTAGTACCTCCAGCTCTGGTTCCTCCAGCAGCGGCAGTCGCAGTAGCAGCCCAGAACCACAGAGGAGTGCTGAGCGCAAGCCCGGCCCACTGACCCTTCTGGCACGCAAGATGGCATCAGAAGGTGCTTTCTCGGGAGCAGGTTGGCACAGTGGTGATGGGGAAGGCGATAGGCAGGACAACAGTTCTCCCTCGACGACATCATTACCTGGCAGAGGACCACCAGATGGTCTGGTATCTGCTATCACTCACACAGCCAACACGGCAGGCCATGTGCCATTTCCCATGATTCCAGGCACTAACCAGGGTGTCACAGCATCACATTCGGCCCATATTCAAGTACCTGTGAGTGTGCTCAAGGCCACTGCAACagaagagagggacagacagagggacattGGGGTAGAAAGAGAAATGGCCCTAGAGCTTGAAAGgcaagagaagcagagaaaacttGAGTTAGAAAGAGCAATGGAGGAAGAGCGGGAACGAGCTCTTGcactggagagggaggaaagagagagagctctggagaaagagagaattgAACGACAACAGGCCATAGAAAGAGAAGAACGAGAAAAGGCTTTGCAGCTGGAGAGGGAACTTGCTCTAGAAcgagagaggcaggagagggaACTAGCTTTGGCTAAAGAGAGGGAAGAGCGAGAGCAAGCCTTAGCACGAGAGAGGGCCCTGGAGCTTGAGAGGCAGCAGGAGCTTGAGAGGCAGAGGGCCCTGGAGCAAGAAcgtctgcagagagaaaaagaggagagggagaagcgagagagagaagaaatggagagagCAATGGAGCTAgcaaggaagagagaaaggattCTTGAGCAAGAGAggttagagagagaaagagctctggaggctgagagaaaggagaaggagaggattgAGAGAGAAAGGGCTTTGGAGgctgagagaaaggagaaggagaggattgAGAGAGAAAGGGCTTTGGAGCAGGAAAGGTTGCAACGAGAGAAAGCCTTGGAGCAAGAaagaatagagagagagaaagccttGGAGCAAGAGAGactagaaagagagagagccttGGAGCAAGAGAGACTAGAAAGGGAGAGAGTCCTGGAGCAAGAGAGACtagaaagagagaaagccaTAGAGCGAGAGAGaattgagagagaaaaagctctaGAGCAAGAAAggttggagagggagagagcccTAGAACAACAGAGGTTAGAGctagagaggaaggaaaaggagagaattgagagagagaaagcattGGAGCAAGAGAGGATAGAGAGGGAAGCCTTGGAACGAGAGAGGGAGGAacaagagaggatggagagagaggcagctttggaacaggagaggatggagaaagaaagagcagagaaggagaggaaagacaggctggagagggagaaagcTCTAGAGCAGGAGAAACTTGAAAGGGAGCGAGCAGAGATGGAGcggaaggagaaagagagggctCTCGAACGGGAAAGGGTAGAAAAGGAGAAAGCCatgcagaaagagaaggagcagcaggagagggccttagagcaggagaaagagagggctAGGATGGctgaaaaggagagggagagtcacctccctccatccaaaCGTGGCCGTGAGATTGGTCTCACCCCCCTGCCCactcctccccccctctctaCAGGACCAGGTAGAAAGTCATCAGCTGATgcaggagagcaggaagatgtCCATGTTCCAATGTCCCGGAGTGAAGTAGCAGAATCCAGTGCACCCATGTCACCAACACCCCTGTCGCCTCAGTCTTCATTCAAGAAGTTCCGGTTCTTGAGGGACTCCCAAATTCAGCCTCAGTATTCCTCAACATCCATGGTTATCAAGCAGCCCCGTAGCTTCTCTGATACCCCCCAGCCTCGGGCGtcatctgtctcctccctcACCAGTGTTGGGGAGCGACCGCACGAAGGACACCAGCCCTCCACTGAGGAGGAAGGTCCACGGATGCAGACAAAACTGGAGGTTGTTGCTGGGCCGCCAGGAGCTGTGGGGACCCAGTCTGAGAGGGAAACTGCTGTTGGCACCACACTGATCCAGAGTCCCAAAAAAGCCACAAGCCTCGTATCGGAGGACAGTGAAAAAGCAGATTCACTTAAGATGGAACAGGTTGCCAAGGAATCcaccaaaaaaggaaaagaagtgCATGAAGGCAAGGGTTCCTCAAGTCCAAATGCTGCACAACGGAAGGGAAGAGATgcaaagaaggaagaaaaacaagtaaGAAAAAGATCCTCGTCTGATGATTCCTCTTCCTCAGAATCGGACTCTGGATCCTCATCATCTCGCTCCTCTGACTCATCCACATCTTCTCAAGAGAAAACCTGCTCTGCTTCAAGAGGTAGAAGG GAAGGGAAACCTGAACGAGATTCCTCACCACAGCACCGGGTTCCATTAGAGGCTCAGGCTGAAGGTTTAAAGGAAACTCCAGAAGCAACTCCTTGCAAAAGAGAGGTGCCTGTACAGAACAGTGACACAACTGCTGATGGAGACATTCACCCCAAG AAACCGTTCAGTGAAGCACCAACCAGAGATGAGACacaaaggaagagaaagggcagcgagggagaggaggaaaaggacaaacaaag GCAGGTGAAGGAGACTGTCATGGAAGAGCCAGAGAAGCTTCCAGAGACCAGCGAGGAG ACACCGAAGGCCTTTTCAGCTCGAAAGATCTCTCTTAGCA GCACTGGCAGTGCAGAGGGCGAGCAGGAGTCTGGGGCCGCTGCAGGTCGCAAGAGGAGGTGGGGCTCCAGCACAGCTGTCACTGCCAAGAAACCTTCCATTAGCATCACTACAGATTCACTCAAG TCTCTGATCCCAGACATTAGGCAGTGTCTCGGCCAGGAGGCCGTAGTGGACCTGCACCCGGAGGAAGCTGTCCTTTCTGGCcctgaggatgaagagagggagcGCTCTGACCAGGACCTTCAGATTCGACGCACTGTCACACAG GTGGTGCACTCAGAGAATCAGGAGAATGGACAGAAAGAGGCAAAGAGGAGCAGACAtgaggagttggaggaggatgacatgcatgcagagagagagagaacaagggAACATGACGACAAGATGGACACCTCATTTCCTGAAGCCATGGAAACCCAGTCTCCATCAGATACCAGCCATGATGTAGAAATCAACACTG TGACCCCCAGCGACACCCTCATTCGTCGCTCCATCAGCCAGCAGAAAACAGGAGTTTCCATCACAATCGATGACCCTGTTCGCACAGCCCGGCAGCCCTCACCACCCCGTGGCAAAGTCTCCAGCATTGTTCACATCAGCAACCTG GTGAGGCCGTTCACTCTGGGGCAGCTGAAGGAACTGCTCAGCAGAACCGGCACCCTGGTGGAGGAGGGCTTCTGGATCGACAAAATCAAGTCTCACTGCTATGTCACT tACTGTAGCTCAGATGAAGCAGTCGCTACCCGGGCAGCTCTCCATGGAGTGAAATGGCCTCAGAGCAACCCAAAAGTCCTGAGCGTAGACTTCTGCCAGCAAGATGAG TTGGACTTCCACAAAGGCTTGGGTGCAGCCGACAGACCCGGTGGAGAGGAACAGGGCCCTGGCTTCGGCCGCGGTCGAACATCAGGCctgccctctctcctcccagagCGAGACCAGTGGGCTGAGCGTGAGCGTGAAATGGAGCGCCGGGAGAGGGCCCGAGCAGAGCGCGAGTGGGATCGTGACAAGGTCAGAGAATTTGGGAAACCcggagaagagaaggagggaggtcCTCGGAGGTCGCGCTCCAGAGAGAGACGACGcaaggagaggggaaagagcAAGGAGAAGAAGACTGAGAAGAAAG AGAAAACGGCTGAGGATCCCCCTGCAAAGCTGCTTGATGATCTGTTCCGCAAAACTAAAGCACCTCCTTGTATATACTGGCTTCCACTTACAGACGAACAG tGTGTTCAGCGGGAAGCTGCCAAAGCAGAACGGACAAAGGAGcgtgagaaaaagaggaaggagcaggaggaggaggagaaaaagaaggaagaggagcgCAGGGAGAGGATGAAAGCTGGAGGCGGCACGGCAGGAGAGCGGAGTGAGGGTGAGAAGgacaaggacagagacagagagagggaaagagacagagaccgAGGTAGAGAccgggacagagacagagacagggacagggacagagacagggacagggacagggaaagggagagggagagggagaatgaCAAACGCAGGGATGGCTACCGTAGGCCAGGGGGCAGCGGGGCAGGTGGGGGGCGACGCTCACGCAGCCGCAGCGATCCACGAGAAAGGCGGCGTTAA